In the genome of Kitasatospora cathayae, one region contains:
- a CDS encoding ABC transporter permease, with the protein MNWLNWLSDFFSDPARRSGPDSIVHRVSEHLMLSGEALFYAALLAVPLGLLIGYTGRGVTLVTALAGAARALPTLGLVTFAVLLAGVGDTAVLIPLVALAAPPLLVAAVEGVRGTDPDVRDAARGIGLTHPQVLLQVCLPSAAPTLLAGFRTATVQVIATATVAAYVGLGGLGRYVIDGLATRQYAVTVGGALLVVLLAVGAQLFFALLARFALPPGIRAQRRAR; encoded by the coding sequence GTGAACTGGCTGAACTGGCTGAGCGACTTCTTCTCCGACCCGGCCCGTCGCAGCGGGCCGGACTCGATCGTGCACCGGGTCTCCGAGCACCTCATGCTCTCCGGGGAGGCCCTGTTCTACGCGGCGCTGCTCGCCGTCCCGCTCGGCCTGCTGATCGGGTACACCGGGCGCGGTGTCACCCTGGTCACCGCGCTCGCCGGGGCCGCCCGCGCCCTGCCGACCCTCGGCCTGGTGACGTTCGCGGTGCTGCTCGCCGGGGTCGGCGACACCGCCGTGCTGATCCCGCTGGTCGCGCTGGCCGCGCCGCCGCTGCTGGTGGCGGCCGTCGAGGGGGTGCGCGGCACCGACCCGGACGTCCGGGACGCGGCGCGCGGGATCGGGCTGACCCATCCCCAGGTGCTCCTCCAGGTCTGCCTGCCGTCCGCCGCGCCGACCCTGCTGGCGGGCTTCCGCACCGCGACCGTCCAGGTGATCGCGACCGCCACCGTGGCCGCGTACGTCGGACTGGGCGGCCTCGGCCGCTACGTCATCGACGGGCTGGCCACCCGGCAGTACGCGGTGACCGTGGGCGGCGCGCTGCTGGTGGTGCTGCTCGCGGTCGGTGCCCAGCTGTTCTTCGCGCTGCTCGCCCGGTTCGCGCTCCCGCCCGGGATTCGCGCCCAGCGCCGGGCCCGCTGA
- a CDS encoding multidrug effflux MFS transporter, giving the protein MPGPTVGPADETSVGPADDPSTASAPTTGTSTALGPTGPGRATIAVLGGLAALGPFTTDLYLPGLPAIADDLAAEPAAVQLTLTFSMFGVAAGQLLFGPLSDRFGRRPPLLAGLVAYTLSSVVCVLAPNLSVLIAARFVQGAAGSAGLVIGRAVARDRFQGVAMLRFLASIALISGLAPILAPITGAQLMRFTSWRGTFGALTALGLLLALAAFGALRETLPASARNGGGVGAALRMIGRLLRHLPFLGLALTSSLAFGALFGYISGSSTVLQHVYQVSPQTYSLLFGLNSVSIVVMTQLNGRVLAPRFAARSLMLAGLGAAVAAGVALVLLTTVWDFGLAGFCPPLFVLMGSLGVVLPNTAAQALSLVEPQAAGTASALLGTGNFLCGAVVAPLSSLGGRPSAVLLAVVVLGCGVLALAAYLTLCRPGRLREAVAG; this is encoded by the coding sequence ATGCCCGGCCCGACCGTCGGCCCCGCCGACGAGACCTCCGTCGGCCCCGCCGACGACCCGTCGACCGCTTCCGCCCCGACCACCGGCACGTCGACGGCCCTCGGCCCGACCGGCCCCGGTCGGGCCACGATCGCCGTCCTCGGCGGCCTCGCCGCGCTCGGCCCGTTCACCACCGACCTCTACCTCCCCGGCCTGCCCGCGATCGCCGACGACCTGGCCGCCGAACCGGCGGCCGTCCAGCTCACCCTGACCTTCTCGATGTTCGGGGTCGCGGCCGGGCAACTGCTCTTCGGGCCGCTCAGCGACCGCTTCGGGCGCCGACCGCCGCTGCTCGCCGGACTGGTCGCCTACACCCTGTCCAGCGTGGTGTGCGTGCTCGCGCCGAACCTCTCGGTGCTGATCGCCGCCCGGTTCGTCCAGGGCGCGGCCGGGTCGGCGGGGCTGGTCATCGGACGCGCCGTCGCCCGGGACCGCTTCCAGGGCGTCGCGATGTTGCGCTTCCTCGCCTCGATCGCGCTGATATCCGGGCTGGCGCCGATCCTCGCCCCGATCACCGGGGCGCAGCTGATGCGCTTCACCTCCTGGCGCGGCACCTTCGGGGCGCTCACGGCGCTCGGGCTGCTGCTCGCCCTGGCCGCGTTCGGCGCACTGCGCGAGACGCTGCCGGCGTCGGCCCGGAACGGCGGCGGGGTGGGCGCGGCGCTGCGCATGATCGGGCGGCTGCTGCGCCACCTGCCGTTCCTGGGGCTGGCGTTGACCAGCTCGCTGGCGTTCGGCGCGCTGTTCGGGTACATCAGTGGCTCGTCGACGGTGCTGCAGCACGTGTACCAGGTCTCGCCGCAGACCTACAGCCTGCTGTTCGGACTGAACTCGGTGTCCATCGTGGTGATGACCCAGTTGAACGGGCGGGTGCTGGCACCGCGCTTCGCGGCGCGGTCGCTGATGCTGGCGGGGCTCGGGGCGGCGGTCGCGGCCGGGGTGGCGCTGGTGCTGCTGACGACGGTGTGGGACTTCGGGCTGGCCGGGTTCTGTCCGCCGCTGTTCGTGCTGATGGGCAGCCTCGGGGTGGTGCTGCCGAACACGGCGGCGCAGGCGCTGAGCCTGGTCGAGCCGCAGGCGGCCGGGACGGCCTCGGCGCTGCTGGGGACTGGCAACTTCCTGTGCGGCGCTGTGGTGGCGCCGCTGAGCAGCCTCGGCGGACGGCCGTCGGCGGTGTTGCTGGCGGTGGTGGTCCTGGGCTGCGGGGTGCTGGCGCTGGCGGCGTACCTGACGCTGTGCCGGCCGGGGCGGCTGCGGGAGGCGGTGGCGGGGTGA
- a CDS encoding cysteine dioxygenase has translation MSLDLASETPPHSPNAPLAPAAPHRPNTPLTPNALHTPNALHTPNAPLTPNALRTVVRELAEQPEQWIHLVRLSTEERWYQRLVAEDDHEVWLISWLPGQSTGFHDHGGSRGAFTVALGELEELSLGGPDQGLLIRRIPAGTARAFGPEYVHDVRNTASGPAVTLHAYSPPLSSMAHYDLRAGGLVRTSEEGPEQW, from the coding sequence ATGAGCCTGGACCTCGCCTCCGAGACCCCGCCGCACTCCCCCAATGCCCCGCTCGCCCCGGCCGCCCCGCACAGGCCGAACACCCCGCTCACTCCGAACGCCCTGCACACCCCGAACGCCCTGCACACCCCGAACGCCCCGCTCACTCCGAACGCCCTGCGGACCGTCGTCCGGGAGCTGGCCGAGCAGCCCGAGCAGTGGATCCACCTGGTCCGCCTCTCCACCGAGGAGCGCTGGTACCAACGCCTGGTGGCCGAGGACGACCACGAGGTGTGGCTGATCAGCTGGCTGCCCGGCCAGTCGACCGGCTTCCACGACCACGGCGGCTCGCGCGGCGCGTTCACCGTCGCCCTCGGCGAGTTGGAGGAGCTCTCCCTCGGCGGCCCGGACCAGGGTCTGTTGATCCGCCGGATTCCGGCTGGCACCGCCCGCGCCTTCGGCCCGGAGTACGTGCACGACGTACGCAACACCGCCTCCGGCCCGGCCGTCACCCTGCACGCCTACTCACCCCCGCTCAGCTCGATGGCGCACTACGACCTGCGGGCCGGCGGGCTCGTCCGCACCTCGGAGGAAGGACCGGAGCAATGGTGA
- a CDS encoding rhodanese-like domain-containing protein yields MVTTIDDLVERAREGVHRPRAREAYQAHLEGALLVDIRPAAQRAAEGDIPGALIIERNVLEWRLDPTGSHRIPEASGYDVEVIVVCSEGYASSLAAASLRELGLHRATDLDGGFVGWAADGLPTGSGG; encoded by the coding sequence ATGGTGACCACGATCGACGACCTGGTGGAGCGGGCCCGCGAGGGCGTGCACCGCCCGCGCGCCCGGGAGGCGTACCAGGCCCACCTGGAGGGCGCGCTGCTGGTGGACATCCGTCCGGCGGCGCAACGGGCGGCCGAGGGCGACATCCCCGGCGCGCTGATCATCGAGCGCAACGTCCTGGAGTGGCGGCTCGACCCGACGGGCAGTCACCGCATCCCCGAGGCCTCGGGCTACGACGTCGAGGTGATCGTGGTCTGCTCCGAGGGCTACGCCTCCAGCCTGGCCGCCGCCTCACTGCGCGAACTCGGACTGCACCGGGCGACCGACCTGGACGGCGGGTTCGTCGGCTGGGCGGCGGACGGACTGCCGACCGGCTCCGGAGGCTGA
- a CDS encoding alkaline phosphatase family protein has product MSAAQWPRPRVLVIGIDGVRHDYLAQVPMPRLQEVAEAGFLVPVTVADTTPTMSGPCWATIVTGVEPAKHGVWGNHLGGNRLDVFPDFATRLNRGDRRRTFVAAGWDPLMINESGGPLFRAPGRLSYIAPAEDTPQAWETVDEEVTREAVHVLGTADPEASFVYLGAVDETAHFLGCGEEYRAAMRTADERLGRLLDAVRGRATHAEEQWTVIVVTDHGHVDAGGHGGRTVEERTAWVACAGHDIPAGPPTGEIRHPDVAAQVYASLLRPIDPHWTLDGRPFPVARPVPAAV; this is encoded by the coding sequence ATGTCCGCTGCCCAGTGGCCCCGCCCCCGCGTACTCGTCATCGGGATCGACGGAGTCCGCCACGACTACCTGGCGCAGGTGCCGATGCCGCGCCTCCAGGAGGTCGCCGAGGCCGGGTTCCTCGTGCCGGTCACCGTCGCCGACACCACGCCCACCATGTCCGGGCCCTGCTGGGCCACCATCGTGACCGGCGTCGAGCCCGCCAAGCACGGCGTCTGGGGCAACCACCTGGGCGGCAACCGGCTGGACGTCTTCCCCGACTTCGCCACCCGCCTCAACCGCGGCGACCGCCGCCGCACCTTCGTCGCGGCCGGCTGGGACCCGCTGATGATCAACGAGTCCGGCGGCCCGCTCTTCCGCGCCCCCGGCCGGCTCTCCTACATAGCCCCGGCCGAGGACACCCCCCAGGCCTGGGAGACCGTCGACGAGGAGGTCACCCGGGAGGCCGTCCACGTCCTCGGCACCGCCGACCCCGAAGCCTCCTTCGTCTACCTCGGCGCCGTGGACGAGACCGCCCACTTCCTCGGCTGCGGCGAGGAGTACCGCGCCGCCATGCGCACCGCCGACGAGCGCCTCGGCCGACTGCTGGACGCCGTCCGCGGCCGGGCCACCCACGCCGAGGAACAGTGGACCGTCATCGTGGTCACCGACCACGGGCACGTCGACGCCGGCGGCCACGGCGGCCGTACGGTCGAGGAGCGGACCGCCTGGGTCGCCTGCGCCGGGCACGACATCCCGGCCGGCCCGCCCACCGGCGAGATCCGCCACCCCGACGTCGCCGCCCAGGTGTACGCTTCGCTGCTGCGCCCGATCGACCCGCACTGGACCCTCGACGGCCGCCCCTTCCCGGTCGCCCGTCCGGTGCCCGCGGCCGTCTGA
- a CDS encoding nitrilase-related carbon-nitrogen hydrolase produces MSQIVRAALVQTRWTGDQESMIALHERYAREAAAQGAKIIGFQEVFNSPYFCQVQEPEHYRWAEAVPDGPTVRRMRDLARELGLVIVVPVYEEEQTGVYYNTAAVIDADGSYLGKYRKHHIPQVKGFWEKYYFKPGNLGWPVFDTAVGKVGVYICYDRHFPEGWRALGLAGAQIVYNPSATSRGLSAYLWQLEQPAAAVANEYFVAAINRVGTEEYGDNDFYGTSYFVDPRGQFVGDVASDKEEELVVRDLDLGLIEQVRQQWAFYRDRRPDAYGPLAEA; encoded by the coding sequence ATGTCGCAGATCGTCCGTGCCGCGCTCGTCCAGACCCGCTGGACCGGCGACCAGGAGAGCATGATCGCGCTCCACGAGCGGTACGCCCGCGAGGCCGCCGCCCAGGGCGCGAAGATCATCGGCTTCCAGGAGGTCTTCAACTCCCCGTACTTCTGTCAGGTCCAGGAGCCCGAGCACTACCGCTGGGCCGAGGCCGTCCCGGACGGCCCGACCGTGCGCCGGATGCGGGACCTCGCCCGTGAACTCGGTCTGGTGATCGTCGTACCGGTCTACGAGGAGGAGCAGACCGGGGTGTACTACAACACCGCCGCGGTGATCGACGCGGACGGCAGCTACCTCGGCAAGTACCGCAAGCACCACATCCCGCAGGTCAAGGGCTTCTGGGAGAAGTACTACTTCAAGCCCGGCAACCTCGGCTGGCCGGTCTTCGACACCGCCGTCGGCAAGGTCGGCGTCTACATCTGCTACGACCGGCACTTCCCCGAGGGCTGGCGCGCGCTGGGCCTGGCCGGTGCGCAGATCGTCTACAACCCCTCCGCCACCAGCCGGGGCCTGTCCGCCTACCTGTGGCAGCTCGAACAGCCCGCCGCCGCCGTCGCCAACGAGTACTTCGTCGCGGCCATCAACCGGGTCGGCACCGAGGAGTACGGCGACAACGACTTCTACGGCACCTCCTACTTCGTCGACCCGCGCGGCCAGTTCGTCGGCGACGTCGCCTCCGACAAGGAGGAGGAACTCGTCGTCCGCGACCTCGACCTCGGCCTGATCGAACAGGTCCGCCAGCAGTGGGCGTTCTACCGCGACCGCCGGCCCGACGCCTACGGACCGCTCGCCGAGGCCTGA
- a CDS encoding glycosyl hydrolase family 18 protein, with the protein MRLRRTVQAALTACATLAASAGLVAAGTGSAQAATPLPSRVFAPYFESWTGQSPATLAAQSGAKYLTMAFLQAATKGSCSPYWNGDTSKPVSSSTFGADIATIRANGGDVIPSFGGYTADNTGTELADSCTDVNQIAAAYENLITTYDISRIDLDIEDNSLTNTAGIDRRNKAIKTVQDWAAANGRNVQFSYTLPTTTSGLADSGLAVLRNAVSNNARIDVVNMMTFDYYDNATHDMAADTQTSAQGLYNQLARLYPSKSPTQLWDSIGITEMLGIDDFGAAETFTLANATTVYNWAVSKGINTLSFWALQRDNGSCPGKGGDDSCSGINQSTWDFTHLFAPFTSGSTVINDFSVAVNPNTGTVSAGSSASAAIATAVTAGSAQSVNLSVSGAPAGVTATVTPGSVTAGGSATLNIATTSPVAPGSYPLTVTGSAPSGTHTATYSLTVTGTVPSTGLVNGGLETGNLAPWSCQSGGGVVTAPVHSGSYALQAAPSASQTGECTQTVSLKPNTSYTLSGWVQGNYAYLGVNGGATASTWTNSSGWTQLTVPFTTGASGAVTVYLHGWYGQGSVYGDDFSIT; encoded by the coding sequence ATGCGTCTTCGCAGAACCGTCCAGGCCGCGTTGACGGCCTGTGCCACGCTGGCCGCCTCGGCCGGTCTGGTCGCCGCCGGGACGGGCTCCGCCCAGGCCGCCACCCCGCTCCCCAGCCGGGTCTTCGCGCCCTACTTCGAGTCCTGGACCGGCCAGAGCCCCGCCACCCTGGCAGCGCAGTCCGGCGCCAAGTACCTGACGATGGCCTTCCTGCAGGCCGCCACCAAGGGCTCCTGCAGCCCGTACTGGAACGGCGACACCTCCAAGCCGGTCTCCTCCTCGACCTTCGGCGCCGACATCGCCACCATCCGCGCCAACGGCGGGGACGTGATTCCCTCCTTCGGCGGCTACACCGCCGACAACACCGGCACCGAACTGGCCGACAGCTGCACCGACGTCAACCAGATCGCAGCCGCCTACGAGAACCTGATCACCACCTACGACATCAGCCGGATCGACCTCGACATCGAGGACAACTCGCTGACCAACACGGCCGGCATCGACCGCCGCAACAAGGCGATCAAGACCGTGCAGGACTGGGCCGCCGCCAACGGGCGCAACGTCCAGTTCTCCTACACGCTGCCGACCACCACCAGCGGACTGGCCGACAGCGGTCTCGCGGTGCTGCGGAACGCGGTCAGCAACAACGCGCGGATCGACGTCGTCAACATGATGACCTTCGACTACTACGACAACGCCACCCACGACATGGCGGCCGACACCCAGACCTCGGCGCAGGGCCTGTACAACCAGCTGGCCCGGCTCTACCCGTCCAAGTCCCCGACGCAGCTGTGGGATTCGATCGGGATCACCGAGATGCTCGGCATCGACGACTTCGGCGCGGCCGAGACCTTCACGTTGGCCAACGCCACCACCGTGTACAACTGGGCGGTCTCGAAGGGCATCAACACGCTGTCCTTCTGGGCGCTCCAGCGCGACAACGGCAGCTGCCCGGGCAAGGGCGGGGACGACTCCTGCTCCGGCATCAACCAGAGCACCTGGGACTTCACCCACCTCTTCGCGCCGTTCACCAGCGGCTCGACGGTGATCAACGACTTCTCGGTCGCGGTGAACCCGAACACCGGGACGGTGTCCGCCGGTTCGTCCGCCTCGGCGGCCATCGCGACGGCCGTCACGGCGGGTTCGGCGCAGAGCGTCAACCTCTCCGTGAGCGGTGCCCCGGCCGGCGTCACCGCCACCGTCACCCCTGGCAGCGTCACCGCCGGCGGCAGCGCCACCCTGAACATCGCCACCACCTCGCCGGTGGCGCCCGGGAGTTACCCGCTGACGGTCACCGGTAGCGCGCCCTCCGGCACCCACACCGCGACCTACTCGCTGACCGTCACCGGAACAGTTCCGTCGACCGGGCTGGTCAACGGCGGGCTGGAGACCGGCAACCTGGCTCCGTGGAGCTGCCAGAGCGGCGGCGGCGTGGTGACCGCGCCGGTCCACTCCGGCTCGTACGCGCTGCAGGCCGCGCCCTCCGCGAGCCAGACCGGCGAGTGCACCCAGACCGTGTCGCTGAAGCCCAACACCAGCTACACGCTGAGCGGTTGGGTGCAGGGCAACTACGCCTACCTGGGCGTCAACGGCGGGGCCACCGCCAGCACCTGGACCAACTCCTCGGGCTGGACCCAGCTGACCGTCCCCTTCACCACCGGCGCCTCCGGCGCCGTCACGGTGTACCTGCACGGCTGGTACGGGCAGGGCAGCGTGTACGGGGACGACTTCTCGATCACCTGA
- a CDS encoding putative leader peptide: MDSGTTLVCRLHVDLRRQASSICAC; encoded by the coding sequence ATGGACTCCGGCACCACTCTGGTTTGCCGCCTGCACGTCGATCTGCGACGCCAGGCGAGTTCCATCTGTGCCTGTTGA
- a CDS encoding ABC transporter permease: MDDEPIVRWYWIGDHLGYLGNLLADHAVIALVPVLIGLLLAVPLGLACARFPRLYQPLSAVFNIVYALPSLAVFVVLIPYTGLATQATVMIPLTFYALAVLLPTTVDGLRAVPDSVRQAATAMGYGPWHRLTAVELPAAVPYLIAGLRVAAVSSISLASVGALVGRGGLGYLFIDGFQRTFPTPIVAGIALIAVLALAVDLLLVAARRLLAPWAVREQGAGS; encoded by the coding sequence GTGGACGATGAACCGATCGTCCGCTGGTACTGGATCGGCGACCACCTCGGCTACCTCGGCAACCTGCTCGCCGACCACGCCGTGATCGCCCTGGTCCCGGTGCTCATCGGGCTGCTGCTGGCCGTCCCGCTCGGTCTGGCCTGCGCCCGCTTCCCCCGGCTGTACCAGCCGCTGTCCGCCGTCTTCAACATCGTCTACGCGCTGCCCTCGCTGGCCGTCTTCGTGGTGCTGATCCCGTACACCGGGCTCGCCACCCAGGCGACGGTGATGATCCCGCTCACCTTCTACGCCCTCGCCGTCCTGCTACCGACCACCGTGGACGGACTGCGCGCCGTCCCGGACTCCGTCCGGCAGGCCGCGACTGCGATGGGGTACGGGCCGTGGCACCGGCTGACCGCCGTCGAACTGCCCGCCGCCGTGCCGTACCTGATCGCCGGACTGCGGGTCGCCGCGGTCTCCAGCATCTCGCTGGCCAGCGTCGGCGCGCTGGTCGGGCGCGGCGGGCTCGGCTACCTGTTCATCGACGGCTTCCAGCGCACCTTCCCGACCCCGATCGTGGCCGGCATCGCGCTGATCGCCGTCCTGGCGCTGGCCGTCGACCTGCTGCTGGTGGCCGCCCGCCGGCTGCTCGCACCCTGGGCCGTCCGGGAGCAGGGGGCGGGCTCGTGA
- a CDS encoding ABC transporter ATP-binding protein, whose amino-acid sequence MIRFEGAGKRHPDGTIAVEGLDLEVPTGRITVLVGPSGCGKTTLLRMVNRMVEPTSGRVLLDDTDVAKLEPAKLRRGIGYVIQQAGLFPHRKVIDNIATVPYLLGWDRKKARARAAELLELVGLAPETAKRYPFQLSGGQQQRVGVARALAADPPVLLMDEPFSAVDPVVRAGLQEELLRLQSELHKTVLFVTHDIEEAVRLGDQVVVLREHGRIAQLADPHTLLTSPADDGVAAFLGRDRGLRGLGLRPAKAVALRLVGDGLRYGGWELALDDERRPIGWIDRGAGTAELQPSAGYHPDTDTLRAALDAAVLSPAGVAVALDADGRAIGTASREAVLAALTPVGLAPVRTDKTDTVGVTNTVDVTDSAGVTDSAGLTDTVGRTDTVGGTDETGAADGADGGR is encoded by the coding sequence GTGATCAGATTCGAGGGCGCCGGCAAGCGCCACCCCGACGGCACCATCGCGGTCGAGGGACTGGACCTGGAGGTCCCGACCGGTCGGATAACCGTCCTGGTCGGGCCGTCCGGCTGCGGCAAGACCACCCTGCTGCGCATGGTCAACCGGATGGTCGAGCCCACCTCGGGCCGGGTGCTGCTGGACGACACGGACGTCGCGAAGCTGGAGCCCGCCAAGCTGCGCCGCGGCATCGGATACGTGATCCAGCAGGCCGGGCTCTTCCCGCACCGCAAGGTGATCGACAACATCGCCACCGTCCCCTACCTGCTCGGCTGGGACCGCAAGAAGGCCCGCGCCCGGGCCGCCGAACTGCTGGAACTGGTCGGGCTCGCGCCCGAGACCGCCAAGCGCTACCCGTTCCAGCTGTCCGGTGGCCAGCAGCAGCGGGTCGGCGTGGCCCGGGCACTGGCCGCCGACCCGCCGGTGCTACTGATGGACGAACCCTTCAGCGCCGTCGACCCGGTGGTGCGGGCCGGGCTCCAGGAGGAGCTGCTGCGGCTGCAGTCCGAGCTGCACAAGACGGTGCTGTTCGTCACCCACGACATCGAGGAGGCCGTCCGGCTCGGCGACCAGGTCGTGGTGCTGCGCGAACACGGCCGGATCGCCCAACTGGCCGACCCGCACACCCTGCTGACCTCCCCCGCCGACGACGGCGTGGCCGCCTTCCTCGGCCGCGATCGGGGCCTGCGCGGCCTCGGCCTGCGGCCCGCGAAGGCCGTCGCACTGCGCCTGGTCGGTGACGGACTCCGCTACGGTGGCTGGGAGTTGGCCCTGGACGACGAGCGCCGCCCGATCGGCTGGATCGACCGCGGCGCCGGTACCGCCGAACTGCAGCCGTCCGCCGGCTACCACCCGGACACCGACACCCTGCGTGCCGCCCTGGACGCCGCCGTGCTCTCCCCCGCCGGGGTCGCGGTCGCACTGGACGCCGACGGCCGGGCGATCGGTACCGCGAGCCGCGAGGCCGTCCTCGCCGCGCTCACGCCCGTCGGCCTCGCGCCGGTCAGGACCGACAAGACGGACACCGTGGGCGTAACGAACACCGTGGACGTAACAGACAGCGCGGGTGTGACGGACAGCGCCGGCCTGACGGACACCGTGGGCAGGACGGACACCGTGGGTGGGACGGACGAGACCGGCGCGGCGGACGGAGCCGACGGTGGACGATGA
- a CDS encoding ATP-grasp domain-containing protein, with product MSASSTPVLLTSAQSTSTTALLTGAAARRGLATAVLTGPDTVEELAGRPVHWYGGPLAAARIAAPLGLALLEPEDDWLARLPEEFTRRRIELTTLAEAWTLRHPAFVKPPADKSVQPAVYPDGSRLPRSGERIGPDTPVLISEPVTFAAEYRLFLRDGEVLTGSRYARFGRLDPAPLTAAATAFAHRLLDAVGDTLPSAVALDVGPIADPYDPAEHWAVVEANLPWFAHCYAADPDRVLDVVLRAAGPAGQLAESDRRFVRTIPTIRTIG from the coding sequence GTGAGCGCCAGCAGCACGCCCGTCCTGCTCACCTCCGCCCAGTCGACCAGCACCACCGCGCTGCTCACCGGGGCCGCCGCCCGCCGCGGCCTGGCCACCGCCGTGCTGACCGGCCCGGACACGGTCGAGGAACTCGCCGGGCGGCCCGTCCACTGGTACGGCGGGCCGCTCGCCGCCGCCCGGATCGCGGCGCCGCTCGGCCTCGCCCTGCTCGAGCCCGAGGACGACTGGCTCGCCCGCCTGCCCGAGGAGTTCACCCGCCGCCGGATCGAACTCACCACCCTCGCCGAGGCCTGGACGCTGCGCCACCCGGCCTTCGTCAAGCCGCCCGCCGACAAGTCGGTCCAGCCCGCGGTCTACCCGGACGGCTCCCGGCTGCCCCGCAGCGGCGAGCGGATCGGCCCGGACACCCCCGTCCTGATCAGCGAGCCGGTGACCTTCGCCGCCGAGTACCGGCTGTTCCTGCGCGACGGCGAGGTGCTGACCGGCAGCCGCTACGCCCGCTTCGGCCGACTCGACCCGGCGCCGCTGACGGCGGCCGCCACCGCCTTCGCCCACCGGCTGCTCGACGCCGTCGGGGACACCCTGCCCAGCGCCGTCGCCCTGGACGTCGGCCCGATCGCCGACCCGTACGACCCTGCCGAGCACTGGGCCGTGGTCGAGGCCAACCTGCCCTGGTTCGCCCACTGCTACGCCGCCGACCCGGACCGGGTCCTGGACGTCGTGCTGCGCGCGGCGGGGCCGGCCGGCCAACTCGCCGAGTCCGACCGCCGCTTCGTCCGGACGATCCCGACGATCCGTACGATCGGCTGA
- a CDS encoding ABC transporter substrate-binding protein yields MKRSRRAVLLGTLAALALGATACSSSASSSDPLGGGPSASASGGAAGSGGSGGSGGTVVVGSANFPENVLLGSIYSQALQAKGVKVEERFNIGSREVLYGQLQSGNLTVLPEYNGALLAYLDAKNTAVTTQDVDAALAKALPASLGILDSSPAEDKDSLSVTQETADKYNLKSVSDLAAKAGEFTIGGPPEFKSRREQQFKDVYGLTFKEWKPTADTTANALKDGSIQVGNVFTTDPKIVQYKLVPLTDPKHVFGAQNVTPLVNKAGVDATATAALNAVSAKLDTAGLTGLMKRVSVDKEDPSTVAKDWLKANGLA; encoded by the coding sequence ATGAAGAGAAGCAGGCGCGCCGTCCTCCTCGGCACGCTCGCCGCGCTCGCCCTGGGCGCCACCGCCTGCAGCTCCTCCGCGAGCAGCAGCGACCCGCTCGGCGGCGGACCGAGCGCCTCGGCCTCCGGCGGTGCGGCCGGGTCGGGCGGCTCCGGCGGCTCGGGCGGGACGGTGGTCGTCGGCTCGGCGAACTTCCCGGAGAACGTCCTGCTCGGCTCGATCTACTCGCAGGCGCTCCAGGCCAAGGGCGTCAAGGTCGAGGAGAGGTTCAACATCGGCAGCCGCGAGGTGCTCTACGGGCAGCTGCAGAGCGGCAACCTGACCGTCCTGCCCGAGTACAACGGCGCACTGCTCGCCTACCTGGACGCCAAGAACACCGCCGTCACGACCCAGGACGTCGACGCGGCGCTGGCCAAGGCGCTGCCCGCCTCGCTGGGGATCCTCGACTCCTCCCCCGCCGAGGACAAGGACTCGCTCAGCGTCACCCAGGAGACCGCCGACAAGTACAACCTCAAGAGCGTCTCCGACCTGGCCGCCAAGGCCGGCGAGTTCACCATCGGCGGCCCGCCGGAGTTCAAGTCCCGCCGCGAGCAGCAGTTCAAGGACGTCTACGGGCTGACCTTCAAGGAGTGGAAGCCCACCGCCGACACCACGGCGAACGCGCTCAAGGACGGCAGCATCCAGGTCGGCAACGTGTTCACCACCGACCCGAAGATCGTCCAGTACAAACTCGTCCCGCTGACCGACCCGAAGCACGTCTTCGGCGCGCAGAACGTCACCCCGCTGGTCAACAAGGCGGGCGTGGACGCCACCGCGACGGCGGCGCTCAACGCGGTGTCGGCAAAGCTCGACACGGCCGGGCTGACGGGGCTGATGAAGCGCGTCTCGGTCGACAAGGAGGACCCGTCGACGGTGGCCAAGGACTGGCTGAAGGCCAACGGACTCGCCTGA